The following coding sequences lie in one Arachis hypogaea cultivar Tifrunner chromosome 9, arahy.Tifrunner.gnm2.J5K5, whole genome shotgun sequence genomic window:
- the LOC112710689 gene encoding uncharacterized protein isoform X3, with product MAIRSGEPFKLQIYEFLHTLAQSDLQSQFSDIHLKNGEDQGDSGTGLGVLLSPMIKVLDEMYRAQDDLIKKIRNHDNAKKEWTDDELKKLYETHERLLDLVSLFCYVPRTKVYVLTLGIFIEEQKSKVFL from the exons ATGGCAATCAGATCTGGTGAACCTTTCAAGTTACAGATTTATGAGTTTCTGCACACTTTGGCACAAAGTGATCTGCAGTCACAGTTCTCAGACATACATCTCAAGAATGGAGAAGATCAAGGAGATAGCGGTACAGGCCTTGGAGTTTTATTAAGTCCAATGATAAAAGTTTTGGATGAGATGTACAGAGCGCAAGATGATTTGATCAA GAAAATACGCAATCATGACAATGCTAAGAAAGAGTGGACTGATGATGAATTGAAGAAACTATATGAAACCCACGAAAGGCTGCTGGACCTTGTTTCATTGTTTTGCTATGTTCCAAGAACAAA GGTCTATGTTCTCACTTTGGGTATTTTTATTGAGGAACAAAAAAGTAAAGTTTTCTTGTGA
- the LOC112710689 gene encoding uncharacterized protein isoform X1: MIISVDTGGSSDGSDGNTVGIRIIAAQALTTMAIRSGEPFKLQIYEFLHTLAQSDLQSQFSDIHLKNGEDQGDSGTGLGVLLSPMIKVLDEMYRAQDDLIKKIRNHDNAKKEWTDDELKKLYETHERLLDLVSLFCYVPRTKVYVLTLGIFIEEQKSKVFL; the protein is encoded by the exons ATGATAATAAG TGTGGATACTGGGGGTTCTAGTGATGGAAGTGATGGCAATACTGTGGGG ATTCGAATTATTGCTGCTCAGGCTCTTACAACAATGGCAATCAGATCTGGTGAACCTTTCAAGTTACAGATTTATGAGTTTCTGCACACTTTGGCACAAAGTGATCTGCAGTCACAGTTCTCAGACATACATCTCAAGAATGGAGAAGATCAAGGAGATAGCGGTACAGGCCTTGGAGTTTTATTAAGTCCAATGATAAAAGTTTTGGATGAGATGTACAGAGCGCAAGATGATTTGATCAA GAAAATACGCAATCATGACAATGCTAAGAAAGAGTGGACTGATGATGAATTGAAGAAACTATATGAAACCCACGAAAGGCTGCTGGACCTTGTTTCATTGTTTTGCTATGTTCCAAGAACAAA GGTCTATGTTCTCACTTTGGGTATTTTTATTGAGGAACAAAAAAGTAAAGTTTTCTTGTGA
- the LOC112710689 gene encoding uncharacterized protein isoform X2, which yields MIISVDTGGSSDGSDGNTVGIRIIAAQALTTMAIRSGEPFKLQIYEFLHTLAQSDLQSQFSDIHLKNGEDQGDSGTGLGVLLSPMIKVLDEMYRAQDDLIKKIRNHDNAKKEWTDDELKKLYETHERLLDLVSLFCYVPRTNKVFL from the exons ATGATAATAAG TGTGGATACTGGGGGTTCTAGTGATGGAAGTGATGGCAATACTGTGGGG ATTCGAATTATTGCTGCTCAGGCTCTTACAACAATGGCAATCAGATCTGGTGAACCTTTCAAGTTACAGATTTATGAGTTTCTGCACACTTTGGCACAAAGTGATCTGCAGTCACAGTTCTCAGACATACATCTCAAGAATGGAGAAGATCAAGGAGATAGCGGTACAGGCCTTGGAGTTTTATTAAGTCCAATGATAAAAGTTTTGGATGAGATGTACAGAGCGCAAGATGATTTGATCAA GAAAATACGCAATCATGACAATGCTAAGAAAGAGTGGACTGATGATGAATTGAAGAAACTATATGAAACCCACGAAAGGCTGCTGGACCTTGTTTCATTGTTTTGCTATGTTCCAAGAACAAA TAAAGTTTTCTTGTGA